TAGGAAGTCTTATTTTATCAGTTGTCCCTGATGCCGATAAATGTTTAAAAGAGATGGTTCGAGTGGTCAAACCAGAGGGTAAAATTATTATTTTCGATAAATTTGCACCTAAAGGCAAAGAGCTTTCTACATTAAAAAAAATCATCAGACCGTTCATTCAGTTATTGGGTACTGATATTGGTATCAACTTTGAAAAATTACAAGATACAAACAAAGAAACGCTACTTGTAAAAGAAGATACATCTATTATGTTGAATGGGATGTATCGGAAAATCGTGATGGAACCAAGGCGCAGGGCGCCCGTATAGCAACGTAGCGAATGGAACGAATCAACTAAAGATAATGGAATCATGCCACTAAAACTGGGGTATGCCGACGCCTGAGCGGCAAGCCCGTTTTTAGTCGGCCTTCCTCTTAGCGACGAACCGATGATGACTTATCGTAGGGCGCATTTCTAAAGTCGCCTAGTTGCTGGGCGATGGAGCTGGACGTGGCTATTCAGTTATTTCGTTATCTCCAAGCACCTAATTTTATACTTTCTTATTCTGCAAAAACCCTGAAAGTGTGAAGCAATCGTTTTAACTTAAAAGTCATCCATTACCCGCCATTCGCTAGTCGTATGGCGGGTAATGGTTTCGCTTGCTTTCTCATTTATAATCTCAAAGATGCCAGTTGTTCGCCCCAAGGAGCCAATTCAGTCTCTTTAAATCCAGCCTTTTGATAAACAATTTTCGCTGCAAGATTTTCAGGATGATAACCAATCATCACATATGGAATGTTTTCTTGCTTGTTCTGTCGCAACTCTTCAATAATAAGCTGCACAGCTTGTGCGCCCAACCCTTTTCCTTGATATGTCGCATCAATCATCAGTCGATAAATCCAATATTGATGGTCATCAGGATCTATTCCGAACATCGCAAATCCAATCATTTTGTGATCAAGATAAATACCTTTCGCAACAAAATCATCCAGAAATTGAACTTCTGCGATAGAATAAAGATTGGATGCTATAAATGGTTGCTGTTCTGCTTTCACATTTAAGTGAATAGCTTCTTCCCAATTATTTTTGTCAATAGGTTTCAATGTTAAATGATACAAGTCTATACCACCTCTGTTTAAAATTCAGGGGAACCACGCAGTTGATCGGCTAGTTAAACGCTATCCCCTCATCTGTCCGCTCATATAATTGTACATCCTTTCTCATGAACAACACCTCCTTAAAATTATATCTAACTTAACTCTGTGTGTGGCAAAATACAGCATCAGCAATTAACCATCCGCACTGTAAACATAAGAACATAGTGCTGCTATCGTTTATATTCCGTCTTACTTTCTACTCTAACGGCTCCTCAAACCAAGGTGTAATCCTTACCCCTCGTGGATTCGTAAACTATAGACATTACTTTATGTACATCATTATATAATGAATAGGAGAACCTCCCTATCTAAAGTTTTTAAATATAAATGAACACAGATTAAATAATGATTTAATCTAAATTGTCTGCCTGATACTCCGTAAATTCAGGGTGCTTTTTTTGAATTTTATTAATTAATGCAGGCGATTTACTTGAAACTAGAATATAGGAACTATCAAAAAATCCAATTTCAATAACATAATTAGTTATAGATGATTCGTAGTCTATCTCCCAGAATTCCATATTTCCCAATAATTTTGGGTAATTCTCTTTCCTAATCTCTACAGAACCTTTTTTTACAGCTATAACTAACCCGAAAACGATAAGAATATAGGAATTAGTTATATAATAAGCTAGTTCATCCCCAGAAATACAGAATCTTTCTTGATAAAAAATATGGTCTTCAACTTCTTCTCCATCTATTTGTACATAGGCTTCCATATCACTAAATATCCAATCATGAGATGTAATAAAATTCTCATCAAAAGCGGCTAAAAAATCGCTTAATGAAAAAGGGTGGGTAACCGCTGAATCTGTATGATTAAACAAAATCCTCATTTTATTCGCTTCCTTTTCAATTATATAAAGCCTGTACTATTTTTATGGTGATATATTTCTTCATTTTCCTTAGTCGTCTGAAGTTTGTCGGTGATCATAACTTTTACTTTCTTTTGAATTCTTCTCCCGTCGTCATCATATTTGTATTCTGCAAACGGAGTACTTTCTCCTTTTTTCGTGACAGCTACGAGTTGATCGGCTGCATTCCACTCATACGTATACGTACCATCTTCTATTCGGTTTCCATTTTTATCATAGTTGATGGTTTCTTTTCCATAGGCTGTTAGCTGATTCTGTATATTGTAAGTAGATGTAACAGCTTCCTTGTTGCCAATCTTTTGATAGATTCGATTGCCAAATCCATCATACTTATATTCGTTGACGGAGCCATCCTTCTTTGTTTCCCGGATTAATTGATCCATCTGGTCATACGCAAATGTCTCTTTCTTTCCGTTATGGGAAAGAACCTCGGTACGATTGCCGTTTGCATCATAGGTGTAAGTTTCATCGATAATGGTTGTCATTTCCCCGGTTGACTCTGCTTTTTTGGTTGACATGGAAACAACTTGTCCAGCTCGATCATATACATAGGTCGTTCCAACACCGTTGTCTCGCGAATAGGTTGTGACATTACCTAACTCATCATAATCCAGTCGGAGTGTACGATGGTTGTTTTTAACGACGTTTTTCAATATTGTTCCTTACTAATTTTTTTCATTTAAGAGAAAAGTTTGGATGACAATAGGATCCTATTGTCATCCAATGGTAGATTCCATCAATATTTCTAATTCTTCACCGTTCCAAATATTATACCGTTGACTTCTTCCCCTAATTATTACAAGTCACTCTTAGTTTTAATAAACTGTATTATTGCGACATCCTTTTTTGTTTCTTTGCTAACCCATTCGCCTTTTTAAAAGTAGCATTAGAATGTGAATACCAGTTCTTTTCATCAAAGCGAACGTAGTCTATTCCTAAACAAGGTGTCAAATCACCATCTTCTATTTCAGTATCCAAAATAACAAAATGCTCCAAGTGCTTCATTCTAGTAACAAATTGTAATGATGGAATTTTACCCATTTTACTTATTATTAAACTTCTCAAGTTTTTGTAACAAGAAACATATTTCATATCACTAATTTTATGACACCCTTGAATTTCAATGTCTGTCATACGATCACTTTTATTCTCACTAGATGACAATGAGCGGAGATATTTTAAATCGAAAAGAGATAATTCCTTTAAATTATTTACTTCTCGTAAGCCTTTTAAAGATTCTATATTTCCTTTTATAAGCTCTAGTTTCTCTAAATTTTTCATATTTTCAAGTTCCTTCAAATCTTTCCTTAGAGGACTATAGCTTAATAGACTTATTTTTTTAAGGTTTACTAAAGAACTGAGACCTATCACCTTTTTCGACCAATTTATAGATAATTCTTCTAAATCAAGGAAATTTAAATCTAGTGACTTTTTTAATGTAGCATCTATTATAAGTTTTTTTAAATTAGGCATTTCGTATAAGCTTGAAAAATCGTCAATCTTATCAGATGTGATATGGACACTTTCAACGGTTGGTATTCTATCTAAAAAACGAATTGAACGACCTGAATAAAAAACCTCATTAATAATGATATCTTTTAATTGGCATTTATTGACTTCTTGAATACATGCTTCAATGTCATTATAAATTCGATAAGGTTCCTTCATATTTTAATTCCGCTCTCCTACTATTAAGATAGTTTATGAGAAAATTTTCCCATGGTCTGTTCACTTTAAATCACATCTCCACTCGGGTTGTAATACTGTATTTCCGCTGTGCTTGTTTAATGCCAGCAATTGACCGTCCGCACTGTAAACATAAGAGCGCTTTACTTGATCTTTAGCATTTGTTTCATACAAGACATTCAGACTATCCCCGTCATAGATGTAGTTGGTGTTTAGATTAATGATATAAATTCTAAATGAATTATATAAATATCTGTAATAGATAGATACACCAAATATAACTCTAGAAAGAAACCTGCAAATCTTAATCAATTATAACTAAAAATTTGCAGGTGATTTTACTGCATTATAGTTTTTATTAGTATTTGACGTGCTAACTCATGTATTTCCAATTCTCTTTTTAAATCATTATATTTGTTTATTTTTTTTTTCAGAAAAGAATAATAGGGGTAACTCTCAAAAAAATCCTTATTCAATAATCTTTTTTGGTATTTTGGTATTTTTTTACCTTCAATCGCGTAACTGACACTTCCTGCTATAATTAAACAAAAATCATTAAAGTCCTCGATTAGTGATGTATCACTAGGAAGATTACTTAGTTCTTTTACATACGTATCCTTAATTAAGTTTAAATCTTCATAAGGAAAGCCATTTTGGAGATCTAACTTTTTTAGACACTTTATTAAGTCTTGTTTCATAATATCACCATTAATTTTACTTATTTCCACTTGTTATTCCAATAAGTAACAATTTTTCCTCTTAGAGTATAGTAACCGCCTTTTCTTTTATACTTAGATAGTTTCTAAATTACTTACTTTTCAAAGAGGGCATGTTGTTTTAACTATCCTCCCACAAAAATATTGCATGATTTAACACACAAAGTCTACTCCTTGTAGATTTTCTTTCAACTCTGGTATGTCAACACTAAACTGGACAAAAATTATAGGGGCTGTTGTTTGAATTCCACTGGGGTTAAATAACCTAGCGTTCCGTGAATTCGAATGTTATTAAACCAATGAACATAATCATCAAGTTCAAGAGCGAGTTGTTCAAGAGAAGAGAAATGAGCTCCGTTAGCGAATTCTATTTTGAACACCTTAAACATCGCTTCAGCCACGGCGTTATCATAAGGACATCCTTTCATGCTCAGTGACCTCTTGATACCGAATGTTTCAAGTGCTTCTGAAATAAGCTTATTATCAAACTCTTTTCCGCGGTCTGTATGGAACAGTTGAATGTTGTTTAAGTTACCTTTAATGGTCAATAAAGCCTGATAGGACAAGCTCTGCTGTCTTGTGTGTACCTGCACTATACCCAATTATTTCACGATTAAATAAGTCGACAAATAAGCATATATAATGCCACTTTTTCCCTACACGGACGTATGTTAAATCGCTGACAATGACAGCTAATGGTTCGTCTTGATTAAATTGACGTTGTAATTCATTCTTTATAGGTGCTTCATTACACGTTGATCTATGTGGTTTGTATTGGGCCATTGTGTAGTTTTAAACAAGTCCCATTTCATGCATTAATTGACCAATACCTGTTTTGGTTCCGATAACTTAGCTAGCTCTTTCTTGATTTTGCGAGTTCCATAATTATTACGACTACCTTTAAAAATACGTGCAATTTCGTTAGAAAGCTTGTTATCTTCTGCTTTCCGTTTACCGCTTAAATCGACTTGATAGTAATAGGTGCTTTTCGGAATTTGGAGGACGTTACACATTGCTGATACCGAATATTTGTGAGCATTATTTCGAATCACATCTATTTTCGTCCCATGATCAGCGCTGCTTGCTTTTTAGTAAGACTTAGCATTTTATATGCTTAGTCGCATTTATACCTTTAGGTGCAAATGTCGTTCTCCATAAGTAAACGTTGGTTTTCTTTGCGAAGACGCATTAATTCATTTTCTTCTTCTGAACGATTATCTTTTGCAGCGAAAGAACCTGTTTCACGATGGTTTTTTATCCAACGATCTTACGCAGAAGGCGTGATATCATACTCTCTTGCAATATCTGCACAAGTTTTGCCATTTTCATAAAGCTTCACCAATTGCAGTTTAAATTCGGGTGAAAAAGTTGACTTTGACAAGCCATAGTAGTATGCTCCCTTCAGTTATTAGTCTAAGTTTACAAGCCCTTATTTTATCTGTCCAATTTAGTGTAGCCTATCCAATGTAGTTGGTATAACTTTAGACAAATGATACAACCAAAAAAGAGTATTGAATAAAATATATTGCATGATTTAACACACATTGTCTACTCCTTGTAGATTTTCTTTCAACTCTTTTCCTCTCCAAACTGGTGTCATTAAATTCTCCCTTTGAGCAGGTACAGAAAGAGTGTTGCAGAAAATATTCCACAACAATCTTTGAAATATACTTTTAAATAATTCACTATCAGCCTAAGTAGCTAGAATTTTATACCTCTTGTTAGGGA
This genomic interval from Virgibacillus pantothenticus contains the following:
- a CDS encoding GNAT family N-acetyltransferase, translating into MYHLTLKPIDKNNWEEAIHLNVKAEQQPFIASNLYSIAEVQFLDDFVAKGIYLDHKMIGFAMFGIDPDDHQYWIYRLMIDATYQGKGLGAQAVQLIIEELRQNKQENIPYVMIGYHPENLAAKIVYQKAGFKETELAPWGEQLASLRL
- a CDS encoding RHS repeat domain-containing protein, which encodes MKNVVKNNHRTLRLDYDELGNVTTYSRDNGVGTTYVYDRAGQVVSMSTKKAESTGEMTTIIDETYTYDANGNRTEVLSHNGKKETFAYDQMDQLIRETKKDGSVNEYKYDGFGNRIYQKIGNKEAVTSTYNIQNQLTAYGKETINYDKNGNRIEDGTYTYEWNAADQLVAVTKKGESTPFAEYKYDDDGRRIQKKVKVMITDKLQTTKENEEIYHHKNSTGFI
- a CDS encoding YxiJ family protein, whose translation is MKQDLIKCLKKLDLQNGFPYEDLNLIKDTYVKELSNLPSDTSLIEDFNDFCLIIAGSVSYAIEGKKIPKYQKRLLNKDFFESYPYYSFLKKKINKYNDLKRELEIHELARQILIKTIMQ